Proteins from one Longimicrobiaceae bacterium genomic window:
- a CDS encoding maleylpyruvate isomerase family mycothiol-dependent enzyme produces MLQPVQPTWLADRFPPLHDHLTALLRGLSAEQWDRPTVAGGWRVRDVAAHLLDVQARKLAVLRDDCTGDAPSRPIEGYADLVEHINEMNAEWVRVARRLSPVLLVDFIELAGRQLAEFVQTLDAHGTARFAVAWAGEDASANWMDVGRDYTELWHHQQQIRNAVQVPGITSREWLHPVLDMSVRALPHAFRDVAGVPGESLEVQITGDPGGTWTLLRDTDRWTLYEGSNAAPSACARLSADTAWRIFFNGIPPAEAASRIELSGVARIGERLAHVRSVMV; encoded by the coding sequence GTGCTGCAACCCGTTCAGCCGACCTGGCTCGCCGACCGGTTTCCGCCGCTGCACGACCACCTGACGGCGCTCCTGCGCGGCCTCTCCGCCGAGCAGTGGGACAGGCCCACGGTGGCGGGCGGATGGCGGGTGCGCGACGTGGCGGCGCACCTGCTGGACGTGCAGGCGCGCAAGCTGGCGGTGCTGCGCGACGACTGCACCGGCGACGCCCCCAGCAGGCCCATCGAGGGCTATGCGGACCTGGTGGAGCACATCAACGAGATGAACGCCGAGTGGGTGCGCGTGGCCCGGCGCCTGAGCCCGGTGCTGCTGGTGGACTTCATCGAGCTGGCGGGGCGGCAGCTCGCGGAGTTCGTGCAGACGCTCGATGCGCACGGGACGGCGCGGTTCGCCGTGGCCTGGGCGGGCGAGGACGCGTCGGCGAACTGGATGGACGTAGGGCGCGACTACACGGAGCTGTGGCACCACCAGCAGCAGATCCGCAACGCGGTTCAGGTGCCCGGCATCACGTCGCGCGAGTGGCTGCACCCCGTGCTCGACATGTCGGTGCGCGCGCTGCCGCACGCCTTCCGCGACGTGGCCGGCGTGCCCGGCGAGTCGCTGGAGGTGCAGATCACCGGCGATCCCGGCGGCACGTGGACCCTGCTGCGCGACACGGACCGCTGGACGCTCTACGAGGGCTCGAACGCGGCGCCGTCGGCCTGCGCGCGGCTCTCGGCAGACACGGCGTGGCGCATCTTCTTCAACGGCATCCCGCCTGCCGAAGCTGCCAGCCGCATCGAGCTCTCCGGCGTCGCCCGCATCGGCGAGCGGCTGGCGCACGTCCG